One Thiocapsa sp. genomic window, CGGCCGTAGGCGCAAAATCCGCGCCTGATAGATGGAGGCGATCAATCGACTCGGCTCCGGGATCATGTAAGGCTGGCGGATGCCTACCGCCGTGCGCGTCGGCCGGCTGGCGTTGGCAACTGGGTCGGAACAGCCAACACCTACTGGTCGAGATCACCGACATCTTGATGGTGAAGATCGCCAACACCTGCCGGTCGAGACCAACTACATCTTCAAGGTCGAGGGCATGGTCATCTTGATGATGGAGGTCGCCGACATCTTGATGGTGAAGATCGCCAACACCTGCCGGTCGAGACCAACTACATCTTCAAGGTCGAGGGCATCGTCATCTTGATGATGGAGGTCGCCGACATCTTGATGGTGAAGATCGCCAACACCTGCCGGTCGAGACCAACTACATCTTCAAGGTCGAGGGCATCGTCATCTTGATGATGGAGGTCGCCGACATCTTGATGGTGGCGACCACCCGTGACCACGTGCGGGTAACTATGAGGGTAACAACCTGGAGCGAAAGACCGTTTTACCTTACACATCAAGCGAATGGTGAGCACATTCGATACCTGTCGAGGGCGCCAAATCCCCGCATGTGACCCTCTGCTCGCTCACTTCACGCCGCGCACCGACGCACCCGTTCCGAGCCCGCCCGGCGAGGCGGACGCTTATCCGATGTCCGGGGCTTCGCCCGAGACGAACTCGAACAATCCGCGCAGGACCAAATCAGACACCACCCGAGCGGGCCGATCCATCGCCGGGATCAGACGCTCGGCGTCGCCGCCGGTCAAGATCAGCGCCGGGGGCGTCTGCACCTGCTGCTCGAGTCGGTCGTAGAGCCGCGTCGTCAGGGCCGCGAGTGCCTGAAGACTGCCGGCCGCAACGGCGGGTCCCGTATCGACCGCCCAAGGTTCATCGGTCGGCTCGGATGCGATCCGCGGGATGAGGGTGCCGGCCAGAAGGCTCGCACGCATCATCTCGACCCCGGGGAGGATCAGGCCGCCGAGATGACGCCCGTCGGCAAGCAGGAGGTCGAAGGTGGCAGCCGTTCCGGCGTCCACGATCAGCGCCGCCTC contains:
- a CDS encoding type III pantothenate kinase yields the protein MMLLLDIGNTNLRWGLSDGGPPDEVRIVRHGGAAPLDLLADWERLNAPERVVASNVGGASVAAAIGRVTRAYWGLDVECVQTRAHFGALRIAYPEPERFGVDRWLALVAAHRLVPEAALIVDAGTAATFDLLLADGRHLGGLILPGVEMMRASLLAGTLIPRIASEPTDEPWAVDTGPAVAAGSLQALAALTTRLYDRLEQQVQTPPALILTGGDAERLIPAMDRPARVVSDLVLRGLFEFVSGEAPDIG